One Curtobacterium herbarum genomic window carries:
- a CDS encoding ABC transporter ATP-binding protein, with protein MTNPDTPTEPALVGSDLRRTYRLPRRSPFEPGAVRTAVDGVDLTVAAGSRLGIVGESGSGKSTLVRLLAGLEAPTTGTVHASGRLVDARASAVSSRWFRRETGIVFQDPVASLDPRMRVGAIVAEPLRALRVEGGHRAMVAAVLERVDLPADAADRYPHEFSGGQRQRIAIARAVVHRPRILFGDEPMSALDVVVRARVIDLFRSFVDDLGATLVLVSHDIGVVQRLCDTVAVMSAGRIVEHGPVSLLDAPTHEVTRALVAAAPTLP; from the coding sequence GTGACCAACCCCGACACGCCCACCGAACCGGCGCTGGTCGGCTCGGACCTCCGCCGAACGTACCGACTCCCCCGCCGCAGCCCGTTCGAGCCCGGCGCGGTCCGTACCGCCGTCGACGGTGTCGACCTGACCGTTGCGGCCGGCTCGCGACTCGGGATCGTCGGCGAGTCCGGGTCCGGCAAGTCGACGCTCGTCCGCCTCCTCGCCGGACTGGAGGCCCCCACCACCGGCACCGTGCACGCTTCGGGCCGCCTCGTGGACGCGCGGGCATCGGCCGTGTCCTCGCGCTGGTTCCGGCGCGAGACCGGCATCGTGTTCCAGGACCCGGTCGCCTCGCTCGACCCGCGGATGCGTGTCGGGGCGATCGTCGCGGAACCGCTCCGGGCGCTCCGCGTCGAGGGCGGGCACCGGGCGATGGTCGCGGCCGTGCTGGAACGGGTGGACCTGCCCGCCGACGCCGCCGACCGGTACCCGCACGAGTTCTCCGGCGGGCAGCGGCAGCGGATCGCGATCGCCCGTGCGGTGGTGCACCGGCCGCGGATCCTGTTCGGGGACGAGCCGATGAGCGCCCTCGACGTCGTGGTCCGTGCCCGTGTGATCGACCTGTTCCGCTCGTTCGTCGACGACCTCGGGGCGACGCTCGTGCTCGTGTCGCACGACATCGGCGTGGTGCAGCGGCTGTGCGACACCGTCGCGGTGATGTCGGCGGGGCGGATCGTCGAGCACGGCCCGGTGTCCCTGCTCGACGCGCCGACGCACGAGGTCACCCGGGCCCTGGTCGCGGCGGCGCCGACGCTGCCGTAG
- a CDS encoding ABC transporter ATP-binding protein: MRPASVLTPEAPVTALGARGLSLGYDDRVVVHDLDVDVPDGELTVIVGPNACGKSTLLRALARTLKPSAGTVYLDGRPITSYRPKAVARRVAMLPQTPIAPDGITVRDLVSRGRFPHQDLLHPSSGTDRQVVQAALAQTDIVELADRGVDELSGGQRQRVWIAMVLAQQTDIVLLDEPTTFLDIAHQYDVLELASTLHDAGRTVVAVLHDLNQAARYATHMIAMRDGVIVAQGSPESVVTEELVADVFGLPCVVVRDPETGTPLVVPRRAR; encoded by the coding sequence TTGAGGCCAGCCTCCGTCCTCACCCCGGAGGCACCGGTCACCGCCCTCGGCGCGCGCGGGCTCAGCCTCGGCTACGACGACCGCGTCGTGGTGCACGACCTCGACGTGGACGTGCCGGACGGCGAACTGACCGTCATCGTCGGGCCGAACGCGTGCGGCAAGTCGACGCTGCTGCGGGCGCTGGCCCGGACGCTCAAGCCGTCGGCCGGCACCGTGTACCTCGACGGCCGACCGATCACCTCGTACCGCCCGAAGGCCGTCGCCCGCCGGGTCGCGATGCTGCCGCAGACGCCGATCGCCCCGGACGGCATCACGGTGCGCGACCTCGTCTCCCGCGGTCGGTTCCCGCACCAGGACCTGCTGCACCCCTCGAGCGGGACCGATCGGCAGGTCGTGCAGGCTGCGCTCGCCCAGACCGACATCGTGGAGCTCGCCGACCGGGGGGTCGACGAGCTCTCGGGTGGGCAGCGGCAGCGGGTCTGGATCGCGATGGTGCTCGCGCAGCAGACCGACATCGTGCTGCTCGACGAGCCGACCACGTTCCTCGACATCGCGCACCAGTACGACGTGCTCGAGCTGGCGTCCACGCTGCACGACGCCGGTCGGACGGTCGTCGCGGTGCTGCACGACCTCAACCAGGCGGCCCGCTACGCGACGCACATGATCGCGATGCGGGACGGGGTGATCGTGGCGCAGGGGTCGCCGGAGTCCGTCGTCACCGAGGAGCTCGTCGCCGACGTCTTCGGGTTGCCGTGCGTGGTCGTCCGGGATCCGGAGACCGGCACGCCGCTGGTCGTCCCGCGCCGCGCGCGCTGA
- a CDS encoding dihydrolipoyl dehydrogenase family protein gives MTDYDLIVIGAGAVGENVADYAHKRGLSVAVVEAELVGGECSYWACMPSKALLRSSHAVAAAKRLGGAKEAVTGDVDAAAVLARRNSFTSNWDDASQVQWLESADIALIRGRAVITGEKTIEVDGTTYTAHAIALVTGSVHTLPPVPGLAEAKPWGTREGTSAQEVPESLLVIGGGVAGSELATAWAALGAKVTLVARHGLLGGMEPFAGELVADGMRTLGIDVRTGLNPTRVDRDEHGLVTTTFDDGTTLVTSEVLAATGRAPGTEHLGLSSVGLTDGEWLDVDDTMLVTGTDWLYAVGDVNHRALLTHQGKYQARAAGEVIAARVQGRPVHAEPWGAHVATADHAAVPQVTFTDPEVASVGLTEEQARQQGIDVRAVEYDLGSIAGSALQADGYTGRAKMVVDESRGVVVGVTFVGQDVAEMLHAATVAVVGEVPLERLWHAVPAYPTMNEIWLRLLETYGRPE, from the coding sequence ATGACGGACTACGACCTCATCGTGATCGGAGCCGGCGCTGTCGGCGAGAACGTGGCGGACTACGCCCACAAGCGCGGCCTGTCGGTCGCCGTGGTGGAAGCCGAACTCGTGGGCGGTGAGTGCTCCTACTGGGCGTGCATGCCGTCGAAGGCCCTGCTCCGCAGCAGCCACGCGGTCGCCGCCGCCAAGCGCCTCGGTGGCGCGAAGGAAGCCGTCACCGGTGACGTCGACGCCGCCGCGGTGCTCGCCCGACGCAACTCGTTCACGAGCAACTGGGACGACGCCTCGCAGGTGCAGTGGCTCGAGTCCGCCGACATCGCCCTGATCCGCGGCCGCGCCGTGATCACCGGCGAGAAGACCATCGAGGTCGACGGCACCACCTACACCGCGCACGCCATCGCCCTCGTCACCGGCTCGGTGCACACCCTGCCGCCGGTCCCGGGGCTCGCCGAGGCGAAGCCGTGGGGCACCCGCGAAGGCACGAGTGCGCAGGAGGTCCCGGAGAGCCTGCTCGTCATCGGCGGCGGTGTCGCCGGCTCCGAGCTCGCCACCGCCTGGGCCGCCCTCGGCGCGAAGGTCACCCTGGTCGCCCGCCACGGTCTGCTCGGCGGCATGGAGCCCTTCGCCGGCGAACTCGTCGCCGACGGCATGCGCACGCTCGGCATCGACGTCCGCACCGGCCTGAACCCGACCCGCGTCGACCGCGACGAGCACGGTCTGGTCACCACGACGTTCGACGACGGCACGACCCTGGTCACCAGCGAGGTCCTCGCCGCGACCGGCCGTGCCCCCGGCACCGAACACCTCGGACTGTCCTCGGTCGGGCTGACCGACGGCGAGTGGCTCGACGTCGACGACACCATGCTCGTCACCGGCACCGACTGGCTGTACGCCGTCGGCGACGTCAACCACCGGGCACTCCTGACCCACCAGGGCAAGTACCAGGCCCGTGCGGCCGGCGAGGTCATCGCGGCACGCGTCCAGGGCCGACCGGTGCACGCCGAGCCGTGGGGCGCACACGTCGCCACCGCCGACCACGCCGCGGTCCCCCAGGTCACCTTCACCGACCCCGAGGTCGCGAGCGTCGGCCTCACCGAGGAACAGGCCCGTCAGCAGGGCATCGACGTCCGCGCGGTCGAGTACGACCTGGGCAGCATCGCCGGCTCGGCACTGCAGGCGGACGGCTACACCGGCCGCGCCAAGATGGTCGTCGACGAGTCCCGCGGAGTCGTCGTCGGTGTCACCTTCGTCGGGCAGGACGTCGCCGAGATGCTGCACGCCGCGACCGTCGCCGTCGTGGGCGAGGTCCCGCTCGAGCGCCTCTGGCACGCCGTCCCCGCCTACCCGACCATGAACGAGATCTGGCTCCGCCTGCTCGAGACCTACGGCCGCCCCGAGTGA
- a CDS encoding siderophore-interacting protein, whose protein sequence is MAARYRVFSVRVAAVSSLTPHFVRVTLTGDELADFSAVGLDQRIKVLLPLEGHGFSDLPEGEDWFAAWRALPDATRNPIRTYTVRSFRPGAHELDIDFVAHGDAGPASRWVSACRVGDELRIVGPSVPESPADLPSGAAEFSPGSANRILLAGDETAAPAICAILEALDVSAVGHVFIEVPTDADRLPVSAPAGVEVRWIARNGASHGARMTDHVHAWASTVAPDPVVVAARAAAGAELLDVDVDQQVLWDVPREDDDLPVYAWIAGEAGCVKELRRHLVRSVGLDRKQVAFMGYWRHGKAEC, encoded by the coding sequence GTGGCAGCCCGGTACCGCGTCTTCTCCGTCCGTGTGGCAGCCGTTTCGTCGCTCACCCCGCACTTCGTCCGGGTGACGCTGACCGGCGACGAGCTCGCGGACTTCTCGGCCGTCGGCCTCGACCAGCGGATCAAGGTGCTCCTGCCGCTCGAGGGGCACGGGTTCTCCGACCTGCCCGAGGGCGAGGACTGGTTCGCGGCGTGGCGTGCCCTGCCGGACGCGACCCGGAACCCGATCCGCACCTACACGGTCCGATCGTTCCGGCCCGGTGCCCACGAGCTCGACATCGACTTCGTCGCCCACGGCGATGCCGGTCCGGCATCCCGCTGGGTGTCCGCGTGCCGCGTCGGCGATGAACTGCGGATCGTCGGCCCGAGCGTGCCGGAGTCGCCGGCCGATCTGCCCTCCGGTGCCGCCGAGTTCTCGCCGGGGTCCGCGAACCGGATCCTGCTCGCCGGCGACGAGACCGCCGCGCCCGCCATCTGCGCCATCCTCGAGGCGCTCGACGTCAGCGCCGTCGGACACGTCTTCATCGAGGTCCCCACCGACGCCGACCGGCTGCCGGTCTCCGCGCCCGCCGGGGTCGAGGTCCGCTGGATCGCCCGGAACGGTGCCTCGCACGGTGCCCGGATGACGGACCACGTGCACGCCTGGGCCTCGACCGTCGCCCCGGACCCGGTCGTCGTCGCCGCCCGCGCAGCCGCCGGTGCCGAACTGCTGGACGTGGACGTCGACCAGCAGGTGCTGTGGGACGTCCCGCGCGAGGACGACGACCTGCCCGTGTACGCCTGGATCGCGGGGGAGGCCGGCTGCGTCAAGGAGCTCCGGCGTCACCTGGTGCGGAGCGTCGGGCTCGACCGCAAGCAGGTCGCGTTCATGGGGTACTGGCGGCACGGCAAGGCGGAGTGTTGA
- a CDS encoding arginase family protein: MRFIVVGQWQGSASSRAMRLADGAAAIAADLPRAATTTIDVPTGAGDRLDTAVARYTSVLTVSGAVAGEAAVATEPVLVIGGDGSSVLGASVLVGPDTAVVRLSGSNGFRALNRAQPIAAETAALRLLVDRPQDLFPDLPAVPGTSVVVAGTRGTESAEAAALDRAGITHLDVDAATPDALRAAVERTGADSVFVHVDLDVLDPSEIDGLLEPVPFGIDGAALVALVQAATAGRRLVGAALTGFAPVDPNRAVEDMGVILRVVGALSTAARTV, encoded by the coding sequence ATGCGCTTCATCGTGGTCGGTCAGTGGCAGGGTTCGGCGTCGTCCCGTGCGATGCGGCTCGCGGACGGAGCAGCCGCGATCGCTGCGGACCTCCCCCGCGCGGCGACCACCACGATCGACGTCCCGACCGGGGCGGGCGACCGACTCGACACCGCGGTCGCCCGGTACACCTCGGTGCTCACCGTCTCGGGGGCCGTCGCCGGGGAAGCGGCCGTCGCGACCGAGCCCGTCCTGGTGATCGGCGGCGACGGGTCCAGCGTGCTCGGCGCCTCCGTCCTGGTCGGCCCCGACACGGCCGTGGTGCGCCTGTCCGGGTCGAACGGCTTCCGTGCGCTGAACCGCGCCCAGCCGATCGCGGCCGAGACCGCCGCGTTGCGCCTCCTGGTCGACCGCCCCCAGGACCTGTTCCCGGACCTGCCGGCCGTCCCGGGCACGTCCGTGGTCGTCGCCGGCACACGCGGCACCGAGTCGGCCGAGGCCGCGGCGCTGGACCGTGCCGGCATCACCCACCTCGACGTGGACGCGGCGACCCCGGACGCGCTGCGTGCCGCGGTCGAGCGCACCGGTGCCGACAGCGTGTTCGTGCACGTGGACCTGGACGTCCTCGACCCGTCGGAGATCGACGGTCTCCTCGAACCCGTCCCCTTCGGCATCGACGGCGCCGCCCTCGTCGCGCTCGTCCAGGCGGCCACGGCCGGACGGCGGCTCGTCGGCGCGGCCCTGACCGGTTTCGCCCCGGTCGACCCGAACCGAGCGGTCGAGGACATGGGCGTCATCCTGCGGGTGGTCGGCGCACTGTCCACCGCGGCACGCACGGTCTGA
- a CDS encoding alpha/beta fold hydrolase, which yields MSEHDDEFADVPALAAASGVTEPLRASRQAVPTDGGGTVSAIRWSRTDPPAPGREARITYLHGLGIDAHSFDQTAIAVDQPAVALDLPGHGRSAWREDADYAATATAPAVLAALDALDVPPGLVVGHSLGAILSARLAALAPERVTGLVLVDMSPDFAQRAVDRIARALESEESFASLDEVVERAIAARVGGDAATLRREARHSTRLGADGRLVRRHHFPHLGGRTSSVGRFADAWPDLEQLDVPLLLVRGDRGYVSPKLHQAFAERLPHATIVTVESRHAVQTQAPLPLARAIREWAGAHGLLDGVEEPPTTSSET from the coding sequence GTGTCCGAGCACGATGACGAATTCGCCGACGTCCCCGCCCTGGCGGCCGCGAGCGGCGTGACCGAGCCGCTGCGCGCCTCCCGGCAGGCGGTCCCGACCGACGGTGGTGGGACGGTCTCCGCGATCCGCTGGTCGCGGACCGACCCGCCGGCACCCGGACGGGAGGCCCGGATCACCTACCTGCACGGGCTCGGCATCGACGCCCACAGCTTCGACCAGACCGCGATCGCAGTCGACCAGCCGGCCGTCGCGCTGGACCTGCCCGGCCACGGCCGGTCGGCGTGGCGGGAGGACGCGGACTACGCGGCCACCGCGACGGCACCGGCCGTCCTCGCCGCGCTCGACGCGCTGGACGTGCCGCCGGGGCTGGTCGTCGGCCACTCGCTCGGGGCGATCCTGTCGGCACGGCTCGCGGCCCTGGCACCCGAGCGGGTCACCGGTCTCGTGCTCGTCGACATGTCGCCGGACTTCGCGCAGCGGGCCGTCGACCGGATCGCCCGCGCGCTGGAGTCCGAGGAGTCGTTCGCGAGCCTCGACGAGGTCGTCGAACGGGCGATCGCCGCGCGGGTCGGTGGGGACGCGGCGACGCTCCGCCGCGAGGCACGGCACTCAACCCGACTCGGCGCGGACGGCCGACTCGTGCGGCGGCACCACTTCCCGCACCTGGGCGGACGCACGTCGTCCGTCGGCCGGTTCGCAGACGCGTGGCCCGACCTCGAGCAGCTCGACGTCCCGCTGCTGCTCGTCCGCGGCGACCGGGGGTACGTCTCCCCGAAGCTGCACCAGGCGTTCGCCGAGCGGCTGCCGCACGCCACGATCGTGACCGTGGAGTCCCGGCACGCCGTGCAGACGCAGGCGCCACTGCCGCTCGCCCGGGCGATCCGGGAATGGGCGGGCGCACACGGCTTGTTGGATGGCGTCGAAGAACCCCCGACGACTTCGTCCGAGACCTGA
- a CDS encoding ABC transporter substrate-binding protein — MRPLHRTALAAAALAVATSVALAGCSGGSDDTRGGADATVRVGLVLEPTSLDIRTQSGNALDQVLIDNVYQGLVGRTADGTVRDVLAASHQVSRDGLTYTFTLRDGATFQDGKPVTAKDVVWSLEDVKAHQSYVDADDLASVKTVAATGDDTVTLTLSKPDSDLLWNLTGRAGLVLEQAADNDRTKTANGTGPFEVASWKQGDSLTFRRNPDYWGTKAKVAKVVFRYITDPSTAVNAMAGGDLDVETAVDGTLKSQLQNTSGVTLHTGKTTDKYTLAFNDQKAPFTDVRVRRAIRQAIDPKAVIKAIGGGGVEQGGPIPALDPGYQDLTDVDAYDPAAARKLLQQAGVTKPTLTLTYANVYPTAIGDVLTSELADVGITLTVQRVDFATWLDSVFTKKDFDLSMVNHTEARDFGNWANPKYYFGYDNAEVQRLYAASVATTDQAEKERALQQAAKIVSEDAAAEWLYTATTTTAVRDGVTGFPFDSTTTRLDLADLAVS; from the coding sequence ATGCGTCCGCTCCACCGCACCGCCCTCGCCGCGGCCGCCCTCGCCGTCGCGACCTCGGTCGCCCTGGCCGGCTGCTCCGGCGGCTCCGACGACACCCGCGGCGGTGCCGACGCGACGGTCCGGGTCGGGCTGGTGCTCGAACCGACGAGCCTCGACATCCGCACCCAGTCCGGCAACGCCCTCGACCAGGTGCTCATCGACAACGTCTACCAGGGGCTCGTCGGGCGGACGGCGGACGGCACGGTCCGCGACGTCCTGGCGGCCTCGCACCAGGTCTCCCGCGACGGCCTGACGTACACGTTCACGCTGCGCGACGGTGCGACGTTCCAGGACGGCAAGCCGGTCACCGCGAAGGACGTCGTCTGGTCGCTCGAGGACGTCAAGGCACACCAGTCCTACGTCGACGCGGACGACCTCGCCTCGGTCAAGACCGTGGCCGCCACCGGGGACGACACCGTCACCCTGACGCTGTCGAAGCCGGACTCGGACCTGCTCTGGAACCTCACCGGCCGGGCCGGACTGGTCCTCGAGCAGGCGGCCGACAACGACCGGACGAAGACCGCGAACGGCACCGGGCCCTTCGAGGTCGCCAGCTGGAAGCAGGGCGACTCGCTCACCTTCCGCCGGAACCCGGACTACTGGGGCACGAAGGCCAAGGTGGCGAAGGTCGTCTTCCGCTACATCACCGACCCGTCGACGGCCGTCAACGCGATGGCCGGCGGGGACCTCGACGTCGAGACCGCGGTCGACGGCACGCTGAAGAGCCAGCTGCAGAACACCTCCGGCGTCACGCTGCACACCGGCAAGACGACCGACAAGTACACGCTGGCCTTCAACGACCAGAAGGCGCCCTTCACCGACGTCCGCGTCCGCCGGGCGATCCGGCAGGCCATCGACCCGAAGGCCGTGATCAAGGCGATCGGCGGCGGCGGGGTGGAACAGGGCGGCCCGATCCCCGCCCTCGACCCCGGCTACCAGGACCTGACCGACGTCGACGCCTACGACCCGGCCGCAGCACGGAAGCTCCTGCAGCAGGCCGGCGTGACGAAGCCGACGCTGACGCTGACCTACGCCAACGTGTACCCGACGGCGATCGGTGACGTCCTGACCTCCGAGCTCGCCGACGTCGGCATCACGCTCACGGTGCAGCGCGTCGACTTCGCGACCTGGCTCGACTCGGTCTTCACGAAGAAGGACTTCGACCTCAGCATGGTGAACCACACCGAGGCGCGGGACTTCGGCAACTGGGCGAACCCGAAGTACTACTTCGGCTACGACAACGCCGAGGTCCAGCGGCTCTACGCCGCCTCGGTCGCCACGACCGACCAGGCCGAGAAGGAACGGGCCCTGCAGCAGGCGGCGAAGATCGTCAGCGAGGACGCCGCCGCCGAGTGGCTCTACACGGCGACCACCACGACCGCGGTCCGCGACGGCGTCACCGGGTTCCCGTTCGACAGCACCACGACCCGCCTGGACCTGGCGGACCTCGCCGTCTCGTAG
- a CDS encoding ABC transporter permease has product MSALRRLLRTPTGLFAVVVLGLLVVLAAVSLVWTPENPFRTDPFHQWERPSAAHWFGTDGVGRDIASYLLAGTRTTLVVAVGAGIIASVVGIVLTAIGSLTARWVREATAVLLDVLVAFPTLLTAMLLTAVYGGSLGVVVVSVGLAFGVTIARVARGEIRRIARSDYVVAARASGVGPLGVLFRHLVPNAAPLFTVQLSLAMATAVLAEAGLSYLGYGADAGTASWGRLLSDLQTYIGVHPWSATWPGAAIAIVVMALSLLGDAVRDATDPRLTTSRRGPDAATATGARRNIGTGTGTPGTSGTSGATAATGAVTGTEGIA; this is encoded by the coding sequence GTGAGCGCGCTCCGACGGCTGCTCCGGACCCCGACGGGACTGTTCGCCGTCGTCGTCCTCGGGCTGCTCGTCGTCCTGGCCGCGGTGTCGCTCGTCTGGACCCCCGAGAACCCCTTCCGCACCGACCCGTTCCACCAGTGGGAGCGCCCGAGCGCCGCGCACTGGTTCGGCACCGACGGCGTCGGCCGCGACATCGCCAGCTACCTGCTCGCCGGCACCCGGACCACGCTCGTCGTCGCGGTCGGTGCCGGGATCATCGCGAGCGTCGTCGGCATCGTCCTCACCGCGATCGGCTCGCTCACCGCCCGCTGGGTCCGCGAGGCCACCGCGGTGCTCCTCGACGTCCTGGTCGCCTTCCCCACCCTGCTCACCGCGATGCTCCTCACCGCGGTGTACGGCGGGTCGCTCGGCGTCGTCGTGGTCTCCGTCGGGCTGGCGTTCGGCGTCACCATCGCCCGGGTCGCCCGCGGTGAGATCCGCCGCATCGCCCGGAGTGACTACGTCGTCGCGGCCCGGGCGTCCGGGGTCGGCCCGCTCGGCGTGTTGTTCCGCCACCTGGTGCCGAACGCGGCGCCGCTGTTCACCGTGCAGCTCTCGCTCGCGATGGCGACCGCGGTCCTCGCCGAGGCCGGGCTGTCCTACCTGGGCTACGGCGCCGACGCGGGCACGGCGTCCTGGGGTCGGCTGCTGTCCGACCTGCAGACCTACATCGGCGTGCACCCGTGGAGTGCGACCTGGCCGGGTGCGGCGATCGCGATCGTCGTGATGGCGCTGTCGCTGCTCGGGGACGCCGTCCGGGACGCCACCGACCCGCGGTTGACGACGAGCCGGCGGGGCCCGGACGCGGCCACCGCGACCGGCGCCAGGCGCAACATCGGCACCGGCACCGGTACGCCCGGTACGTCCGGTACGTCCGGCGCGACCGCCGCGACCGGCGCCGTGACCGGGACGGAGGGCATCGCATGA
- a CDS encoding ABC transporter permease, translating to MTRFLVGRVLLLAVGLLVASLIVFATLRVLPGDVAQVVAGAEATPAQVAALRGQLGLDRPVALQYLDWIGGLFRGDLGNSLVTRGPVAPEIAQKLAVTLPLAGMSLVAALVIGVPLGVLAAVLRRRPGGAVISAAAQAVAAIPVVWAGMLLVALFAVTLHWLPVQGFPLDGWDTPDRAFAALVLPALTIGAVEGAVILRFTRSATLSVLDADHVRTAAAIGLTKNRALLRHGLPSVALTVLAVLGVQIAGLLVGAVVVEQLFSLPGVGRMLVTDVGRRDITKVQSELLVLTGLVLLVGFAVDVLHRVLDPRQREASS from the coding sequence GTGACCCGATTCCTCGTCGGGCGGGTGCTCCTGCTCGCCGTCGGACTGCTCGTGGCGAGCCTGATCGTCTTCGCGACACTCCGCGTGCTCCCCGGCGACGTCGCGCAGGTCGTCGCGGGCGCCGAGGCGACGCCCGCCCAGGTCGCCGCGCTCCGTGGGCAGCTCGGACTCGACCGGCCGGTCGCGCTGCAGTACCTCGACTGGATCGGCGGCCTGTTCCGCGGCGACCTCGGCAACTCACTGGTCACCCGGGGCCCGGTCGCCCCGGAGATCGCGCAGAAGCTCGCGGTGACGCTGCCCCTCGCCGGCATGTCCCTCGTCGCCGCGCTGGTCATCGGCGTCCCGCTCGGCGTCCTGGCCGCGGTGCTCCGACGCCGACCGGGCGGTGCCGTGATCTCCGCCGCCGCGCAGGCCGTCGCAGCGATCCCGGTCGTCTGGGCCGGCATGCTGCTCGTCGCGCTGTTCGCGGTCACGCTGCACTGGTTGCCCGTGCAGGGGTTCCCGCTCGACGGGTGGGACACCCCGGACCGGGCGTTCGCTGCCCTCGTCCTGCCCGCGCTGACGATCGGTGCGGTGGAGGGCGCCGTGATCCTCCGCTTCACCCGGTCCGCGACGCTGTCCGTCCTGGACGCGGACCACGTCCGGACCGCCGCGGCGATCGGCCTGACGAAGAACCGGGCGCTCCTCCGCCACGGCCTGCCGAGCGTCGCGCTGACCGTGCTCGCCGTCCTCGGGGTGCAGATCGCCGGACTGCTGGTCGGTGCCGTCGTCGTCGAGCAGCTGTTCTCGCTGCCGGGCGTCGGCCGCATGCTCGTCACCGACGTCGGCCGCCGCGACATCACGAAGGTGCAGTCCGAACTGCTCGTGCTCACCGGACTCGTGCTGCTCGTCGGGTTCGCCGTCGACGTCCTGCACCGCGTGCTCGACCCCCGCCAGCGCGAGGCCTCGTCGTGA
- a CDS encoding Fe-S oxidoreductase, with translation MRNPLVDSPVSRAGWFFATAVGLTIGLPKSTGPVRVVDGLVVCRGLPRWVFPRGGTCVGSVYLTRDNDGDRVLRHERVHVEQWRRYGMLMPLLSGVAGRDPLRNRFEVEAGLEDGGYR, from the coding sequence GTGCGTAACCCGCTCGTCGACTCGCCGGTGTCCCGCGCCGGGTGGTTCTTCGCGACCGCCGTGGGCCTGACGATCGGGCTGCCAAAGTCGACCGGCCCCGTGCGGGTCGTCGACGGCCTGGTCGTCTGCCGGGGCCTGCCGCGCTGGGTGTTCCCGCGCGGCGGGACCTGCGTCGGCTCGGTGTACCTGACGCGGGACAACGACGGCGACCGGGTCCTCCGGCACGAGCGCGTCCACGTCGAGCAGTGGCGTCGGTACGGCATGCTCATGCCGCTGCTCTCCGGCGTCGCCGGGCGGGATCCGCTGCGCAACCGCTTCGAGGTCGAGGCCGGCCTGGAGGACGGCGGCTACCGCTGA
- a CDS encoding ABC transporter ATP-binding protein, whose translation MSDETAAPGLDVRGLTVRIAGRTVLDDVTFTVPPGRRVGVIGASGSGKSMTSLALMGLEPAGASVTGSIRLDGQELVGLPDRERARTRGAAIGMVFQEPGTALDPLRRVGRQIVEPLRLHRGLDRRAAAEAAVGLARDVGLPDPELLLRQYPHQLSGGQRQRICIAMAMAGEPAFLVADEPTTALDVTTQARILDLFESLTASRGTGMLFVTHDLAVLSRIADTAVVLDSGRVVEQGRVADLLATPGHPATVALVEAARATARRTS comes from the coding sequence ATGAGCGACGAGACGGCAGCGCCCGGCCTCGACGTCCGCGGCCTGACGGTCCGGATCGCGGGGCGGACGGTGCTCGACGACGTGACGTTCACCGTGCCTCCCGGCCGTCGTGTCGGCGTGATCGGAGCGTCCGGGTCGGGGAAGTCGATGACCTCGCTCGCCCTGATGGGCCTGGAGCCCGCCGGGGCGAGTGTCACGGGCAGCATCCGCCTGGACGGACAGGAGCTCGTCGGCCTGCCCGACCGCGAGCGCGCCCGGACCCGTGGTGCGGCGATCGGCATGGTGTTCCAGGAGCCGGGCACCGCCCTCGACCCGCTCCGCCGGGTCGGCCGGCAGATCGTCGAACCGCTGCGGCTGCACCGCGGCCTGGACCGGCGCGCCGCCGCCGAGGCCGCCGTCGGACTCGCCCGGGACGTCGGTCTGCCCGACCCGGAACTGCTGCTCCGGCAGTACCCGCACCAGCTGTCCGGTGGGCAGCGGCAGCGGATCTGCATCGCGATGGCGATGGCCGGCGAGCCCGCGTTCCTGGTCGCGGACGAGCCGACCACGGCGCTCGACGTGACCACGCAGGCGCGGATCCTCGACCTGTTCGAGTCGCTCACCGCCTCCCGGGGCACCGGGATGCTGTTCGTGACGCACGACCTGGCGGTGCTGTCGCGGATCGCGGACACGGCGGTCGTCCTCGACTCCGGCCGCGTCGTCGAGCAGGGCCGCGTCGCCGACCTGCTCGCCACGCCCGGGCACCCCGCCACCGTCGCGCTCGTCGAGGCCGCGCGGGCCACTGCCAGGAGGACCTCGTGA